The following proteins are co-located in the Candidatus Margulisiibacteriota bacterium genome:
- a CDS encoding DNA-processing protein DprA — protein sequence MRRLAGVVGSRSLPVRFAPLVDQVVSLLLSCGFSVASGGAVGADQFALSAVLRAGASSRGVVHSAWSSIAGFPSVVRADVVQFIAAGGRVVWGPASAGASRSSAVSALLGRNRRLVSASSVVVAFLHGPSRGSLYTVRQAVSRGVPVVVFLCGGGACLPPDLARHCYIFNGEVI from the coding sequence ATGCGTCGTTTGGCTGGGGTTGTTGGGTCCCGTTCTCTTCCCGTCCGTTTTGCTCCGCTCGTTGATCAGGTGGTTTCCTTGCTTCTGTCCTGCGGGTTTTCTGTGGCTTCGGGTGGCGCTGTGGGCGCTGATCAGTTTGCTTTGTCCGCGGTGCTTCGGGCGGGTGCTTCTTCCCGCGGTGTTGTCCATTCGGCCTGGTCTTCTATCGCGGGTTTCCCTTCCGTGGTCCGCGCTGATGTGGTTCAGTTCATTGCGGCCGGGGGTCGCGTGGTCTGGGGTCCTGCTTCTGCCGGGGCTTCCCGCTCCTCCGCGGTTTCTGCTCTTCTTGGCCGCAATAGGCGTTTGGTTTCCGCGTCCTCTGTCGTTGTTGCTTTCCTTCACGGCCCTTCGCGCGGTTCTCTTTACACGGTTCGTCAGGCTGTTTCCCGGGGCGTTCCTGTTGTTGTCTTTCTTTGCGGCGGTGGTGCTTGTCTGCCGCCTGATTTGGCACGCCATTGTTATATTTTCAATGGGGAGGTGATATAA